A stretch of the Uranotaenia lowii strain MFRU-FL chromosome 3, ASM2978415v1, whole genome shotgun sequence genome encodes the following:
- the LOC129758370 gene encoding 17-beta-hydroxysteroid dehydrogenase 13-like: protein MSNSLEVEQQPYVAGAPLQAQSMLQICATILQLVLDFVVIFVRSVPLLVESIVEIFAGPEPKTIGGQTALITGGSNGIGKAIATELAKEGCNVVIVDLDQVNGEKTAAELRRYNVKTNVFKFDVADYEQVRELFRQVNQTVGPIDILVNNAAIVPFLSQTEKNASEIKRMMDVNVLSGFWTVEQFLPNMIRRRKGHIVAIASACSYAPVGWAKPYATSKYAVRGFMESLDEELYLMGQSDLIKTTTVFPFVINTRKHLMEKMSRTPGLSAFPKFSPELVAKTVVDAIKTNKRKVVVPNIFKAWMLNFYEHIPIKIRRMMDLTIMKGKPPVLD from the exons ATGAGCAACTCCTTGGAAGTCGAACAGCAGCCTTACGTTGCAGGTGCACCATTGCAAGCTCAATCGATGCTGCAGATTTGTGCGACCATTTTGCAGTTGGTTCTGGATTTTGTGGTGATTTTCGTTAGATCCGTTCCTCTTTTGGTGGAAAGTATCGTGGAAATTTTCGCTGGACCAGAGCCAAAAACGATTGGTGGTCAGACGGCTCTGATTACCGGAGGATCCAATGGAATTGGTAAAGCGATTGCCACCGAATTGGCCAAAGAAGGCTGCAACGTGGTCATTGTTGATCTGGACCAGGTCAATGGAGAGAAAACGGCCGCAGAACTTCGCCGTTACAATGTGAAAACCAACGTTTTCAAG TTTGACGTCGCTGATTACGAACAGGTGCGGGAACTTTTCCGACAGGTGAACCAAACGGTGGGTCCCATCGATATACTCGTTAACAACGCCGCCATTGTACCATTTTTGAGCCAAACCGAGAAAAATGCTTCCGAAATCAAGCGGATGATGGACGTTAATGTACTGTCCGGATTTTGG ACAGTAGAGCAGTTCTTGCCGAACATGATCCGCCGTCGGAAGGGACACATTGTTGCAATCGCCTCAGCATGTTCCTACGCACCGGTAGGTTGGGCTAAGCCGTACGCCACCTCGAAGTACGCCGTGCGAGGTTTCATGGAATCTCTGGACGAAGAGCTGTACCTGATGGGTCAATCTGACCTTATCAAGACGACTACCGTTTTTCCGTTTGTGATCAACACTCGGAAGCATCTGATGGAAAAGATGTCCCGAACGCC TGGACTTTCAGCGTTCCCCAAGTTCAGTCCTGAACTGGTGGCCAAAACTGTCGTCGATGCGATCAAAACGAATAAACGGAAGGTTGTGGTGCCCAACATCTTCAAAGCGTGGATGCTCAATTTCTATGA gcATATTCCGATCAAAATTCGCCGAATGATGGACCTCACAATCATGAAGGGAAAACCACCAGTCTTGGATTGA